A stretch of the Medicago truncatula cultivar Jemalong A17 chromosome 5, MtrunA17r5.0-ANR, whole genome shotgun sequence genome encodes the following:
- the LOC11435419 gene encoding polyamine oxidase 2, with product MESRIKTNPNSRKGLCYVNVDQQPRRSPSVIVIGGGMAGIAAARALHDASFQVVLLESRDRIGGRIHTDYSFGFPVDLGASWLHGVCNENPLAPLIGRLGLPLYRTCEDNSVLYDHDLESYALFDMEGNQVPQELVTEVGKTFEMILQETDNVRQEFSEDMSILRALSIVFERKPELRLEGLSHKVLQWYLCRMEGWFAADSDSISLKCWDQEELLPGGHGLMVRGYLPVIHTLAKGLDIRLGHRATKIVRGYNGVKVTTENGKTFVADAAIIAVPLGVLKANVIKFEPKLPDWKEAAIADIGVGVENKIILHFKNVFWPNVEFLGVVAETSYGCSYFLNLHKAAGHPVLVYMPAGRLAKDIEKMSDEAAADFAFTQLKKILPDASSPIQYLVSRWGTDINSLGSYSFDAVGKPHGLYERLRVPVDNLFFAGEATSVLYTGSVHGAYSTGTMAAEDCRMRVLERYGELDIFQPELEEGSVIPLLISRI from the exons ATGGAGTCACGAATTAAGACTAATCCCAATTCACGAAAAG GTTTGTGTTATGTCAATGTTGATCAGCAGCCTCGAAGGTCGCCGTCTGTTATTGTCATAGGCGGTGGCATGGCTGGGATTGCTGCTGCCCGTGCACTTCATGATGCTTCATTCCAG GTCGTTCTTTTAGAATCACGGGATAGAATTGGTGGCAGAATTCACACTGATTACTCATTTGGTTTTCCTGTTGACCTAGGTGCATCATG GTTGCATGGAGTTTGCAATGAGAATCCTCTGGCTCCATTGATTGGGAGGCTGGGACTACCTCTTTACCGGACTTGTGAGGATAACTCTGTCCTATACGATCATGATTTGGAAAG CTATGCACTCTTCGATATGGAGGGGAATCAAGTTCCACAAGAGCTGGTTACAGAAGTTGGTAAAACATTTGAAATGATTTTGCAAGAG ACAGATAATGTACGACAGGAATTCAGTGAAGACATGTCCATTCTACGTGCACTTTcaattgtttttgaaagaaagcCAGAACTGAG GTTGGAGGGGCTTTCACACAAGGTGCTTCAGTGGTATTTATGCAGAATGGAGGGCTGGTTTGCTGCAGATTCTGATTCTATATCACTGAAATGTTGGGACCAG GAAGAATTGCTCCCTGGTGGTCATGGTCTTATGGTCAGGGGCTACCTACCTGTTATACATACCCTAGCCAAGGGTCTTGACATTCGGTTGGGGCACAG GGCGACAAAGATAGTTAGGGGATATAATGGAGTGAAGGTGACTACTGAAAATGGGAAAACATTTGTTGCTGATGCTGCTATCATTGCTGTACCTCTTGGGGTACTGAAAGCAAATGTAATAAAATTTGAGCCAAAACTTCCAGATTGGAAAGAAGCTGCCATTGCCGATATCGGGGTTGGAGTtgagaataaaataattttacacttcaaaaatgtattttggCCCAATGTGGAGTTCCTGGGAGTAGTTGCTGAGACATCTTATGGATGCAGCTACTTTCTTAATCTTCACAAAGCTGCAGGTCATCCTGTTCTTGTTTACATGCCTGCTGGGCGGCTGGCCAAAGACATTGAGAAAATGTCTGATGAAGCAGCTGCCGACTTTGCTTTCACACAACTCAAGAAGATCCTTCCTGATGCTTCTTCACCG ATTCAGTATCTCGTGTCTCGGTGGGGTACAGATATTAATTCACTAGGTTCTTATAGTTTTGACGCAGTTGGGAAACCGCATGGTCTGTATGAGAGGTTGCGGGTTCCTGTAGATAACTTATTCTTTGCAGGGGAAGCAACGAGTGTATTATATACAGGGTCTGTTCATGGTGCATATTCTACTGGAACCATGGCTGCTGAGGACTGCAGGATGCGTGTCCTAGAAAGATATGGGGAACTAGATATATTCCAGCCAGAGTTGGAAGAGGGTTCAGTCATTCCACTTCTGATATCTCGTATTTGA
- the LOC11436594 gene encoding reticulon-like protein B8 isoform X1 has product MSENFTAEKLLNTLVETLEKQKSGSFHVEVKANSMTSQFNKLFGREKPVHHILGGGKSADVLLWRDKKISAAVLTAATTIWLLFEWLNYNFLSLLCLALVLVMSVQFLWTNASGVFSSDRKPSKAPRLVLPKDFFVNIATAVGAEVNRGLRFLQNVSCGGNLKQFVIVVVCLWAGAVIGNWFNFFTVVYIGFVAAHTLPVLYEKYDDQIDNFVYKVLDQMQNQYRKVDSGLLSKIPKGKKLE; this is encoded by the exons ATGTCGGAGAATTTTACCGCTGAAAAGCTTCTGAACACCCTCGTGGAAACACTTGAGAAGCAAAAATCTGGTTCATTCCATGTAGAAGTGAAGGCAAACTCAATGACCTCCCAGTTCAATAAACTGTTTGGACGCGAGAAACCTGTGCACCATATTTTAGGTGGTGGAAAAT CTGCTGATGTCTTGTTATGGAGGGACAAGAAGATCTCTGCTGCTGTTTTAACCGCTGCAACAACTATATGGCTGCTTTTTGAATGGCTTAATTATAATTTCCTATCTCTTCTATGCCTTGCTCTTGTTCTTGTCATGTCTGTACAGTTTCTTTGGACAAATGCTTCTGGCGTGTTTAGCAG TGACAGGAAGCCATCGAAAGCTCCTCGTTTGGTTCTCCCAAAAGATTTCTTTGTTAACATTGCAACTGCGGTTGGTGCTGAGGTTAACCGTGGTTTAAGGTTTCTTCAAAATGTTTCATGCGGAGGAAACTTGAAGCAATTTGTTATT GTTGTAGTATGCTTATGGGCTGGTGCTGTGATTGGGAActggttcaatttttttactgTCGTGTATATCG GTTTTGTTGCTGCACATACACTCCCAGTTCTCTACGAAAAGTATGACGATCAGATTGATAACTTCGTGTACAAGGTACTTGATCAGATGCAAAACCAGTATAGGAAGGTGGATTCTGGTTTGCTTAGCAAAATCCCCAAAGGAAAGAAGCTCGAATAG
- the LOC11436594 gene encoding reticulon-like protein B8 isoform X2 produces MSENFTAEKLLNTLVETLEKQKSGSFHVEVKANSMTSQFNKLFGREKPVHHILGGGKSADVLLWRDKKISAAVLTAATTIWLLFEWLNYNFLSLLCLALVLVMSVQFLWTNASGVFSRKPSKAPRLVLPKDFFVNIATAVGAEVNRGLRFLQNVSCGGNLKQFVIVVVCLWAGAVIGNWFNFFTVVYIGFVAAHTLPVLYEKYDDQIDNFVYKVLDQMQNQYRKVDSGLLSKIPKGKKLE; encoded by the exons ATGTCGGAGAATTTTACCGCTGAAAAGCTTCTGAACACCCTCGTGGAAACACTTGAGAAGCAAAAATCTGGTTCATTCCATGTAGAAGTGAAGGCAAACTCAATGACCTCCCAGTTCAATAAACTGTTTGGACGCGAGAAACCTGTGCACCATATTTTAGGTGGTGGAAAAT CTGCTGATGTCTTGTTATGGAGGGACAAGAAGATCTCTGCTGCTGTTTTAACCGCTGCAACAACTATATGGCTGCTTTTTGAATGGCTTAATTATAATTTCCTATCTCTTCTATGCCTTGCTCTTGTTCTTGTCATGTCTGTACAGTTTCTTTGGACAAATGCTTCTGGCGTGTTTAGCAG GAAGCCATCGAAAGCTCCTCGTTTGGTTCTCCCAAAAGATTTCTTTGTTAACATTGCAACTGCGGTTGGTGCTGAGGTTAACCGTGGTTTAAGGTTTCTTCAAAATGTTTCATGCGGAGGAAACTTGAAGCAATTTGTTATT GTTGTAGTATGCTTATGGGCTGGTGCTGTGATTGGGAActggttcaatttttttactgTCGTGTATATCG GTTTTGTTGCTGCACATACACTCCCAGTTCTCTACGAAAAGTATGACGATCAGATTGATAACTTCGTGTACAAGGTACTTGATCAGATGCAAAACCAGTATAGGAAGGTGGATTCTGGTTTGCTTAGCAAAATCCCCAAAGGAAAGAAGCTCGAATAG